The Diorhabda sublineata isolate icDioSubl1.1 chromosome 6, icDioSubl1.1, whole genome shotgun sequence genome includes a window with the following:
- the LOC130445633 gene encoding glycogen debranching enzyme isoform X3 → MQQIRVLTLNDCEHRESTLYRLEKNWIIQFRIGPSLFGRKVFLYCNYPSKTNGSLNEFNRNKYQILEWVTKEGSENADDTALFTEIKVEIAGSFHYYFAYEKGETVEKQGSGYFLVDPILKYGNDEDLPLDCIQCQTVLTKCLGSFSSWEKKLQVAKESGYNMIHFTPIQELGESNSSYSLSEQLKLNPIFKKDNGKMPTFQEIEQFIAKLRNEWKVTSICDIVLNHTANESKWIKEHPDVTYNCVNCPYMRPAYLLDAAFDFFSSEIKKGFYEDRGIPSEINNEDHLNAIRHHFKTSILDILKLNELFICDTNKLVDEFLILARSNQPNSSKCDSNCNNLKLIQDPEYRRLSSTVDMELALKLYNHFWNDTFDEDSRLKKCAEKFKNKLDELNNEKSKEINEHLDVAVENVIAGIRYYRVQQDGPKFKDITLKTPLVYRYFTDYGHPKSLQDFEKIMYSDKGRFLMAHNGWVMNSDPLKNFAASDSKVYLRRELIAWGDSVKLRFGDKPEDSPFLWSHMREYVEQTAKIFDGIRLDNCHSTPIPVAEYLLDCARRIRPNLYVVAELFTNSDMTDNIFVNRLGITSLIREAMSAWDSHEEGRLVYRYGGSPVGSFYQPNVRPLIPSIAHALFLDQTHDNPTPIEKRSVFDLLPSTALVNMACCASGSNRGYDELVPHHIHVVDEDREYTEWTPDTGRISVRYVTEESGIIKAKKAINDLHFLLGKKGFNQVYVDQIDTDIVAVTRHCPVTHQSYILVAFTAFGHPNEEAASYQRGIKPLRFEGVLEEIVVEATLSHINHSSGGSKFAKWGKFVKDSKWIHGLSEYRVSVKQHIQISESDIFEKVDSGNPNVTELKFKNFKPGSIVIVRTSLPETMSVAVNSIRNLIKSISLGDEKELTEIIGKLTLADMNRTLYRCDQEERDEGFGFGTYNIPNFSSTVYAGFQGFMSLLANIRPNNDLGHPMCANLRDGNWMIDYIWKRLKLDVGTKDLGEWLERNTKSFGNVPRYLVPCYFDMIVTNVYLALLDKSYELMSNFVKNGSTFVKGLALGSIQFGGYIKSANLPTLSPNLAPPKPPTREHGDETVQACVTLSAGLPHFSVGYMRNWGRDTFIALRGLFILTGRYQEAREHILGYAACLRHGLIPNLLDGGRNSRFNCRDAIWWWLYCIKEYVNEAPNGIEILSDKVSRIFPTDEAQNQPPGAVDQLLYDVMQESLKVHFQGLAFRERNAGRQIDEHMTDQGFNNQIGVHPETGFVFGGNKWNCGTWMDKMGSSDIAGNRGKPATPRDGSAVEIIGLSKCVLSWLDILCGENKYPYEGVQRVHKNGTITKWTFKEWANKIQNNFEKYFWIHLKPTEGELRPDLINKRGIYKDSFGSSAEYTDFQLRCNFPIAMVAAPELFTPSRAWEALKQAEKYLLGPLGMKTLDPEDWAYRGDYDNSNQSNDPTVAHGFNYHQGPEWVWPVGFFLRAKLYFACQNGALKETVASTKVILSKHFVELQTSDWRGLPELTNHNGAYCRDSSRTQAWSMSCILEVLHDLKKLESNLDLLSN, encoded by the exons ATGCAGCAGATCAGGGTATTAACATTAAATGATTGTGAACATCGAGAATCTACTTTATATAGACtcgaaaaaaattggataatacAGTTTCGTATTGGTCCTTCTCTATTTGGAAGGAAAGTTTTCTTGTATTGCAATTATCCTTCAAAAACGAATGGGAGTTTGAACGAATTTAATAggaataaatatcaaattttggaaTGGGTTACTAAAGAAGGAAGTGAGAATGCAGATGATACAGCACTATTTACCGAGATAAAGGTCGAGATAGCGGGTAGCTTCCATTATTACTTTGCTTATGAAAAAGG GGAAACTGTGGAAAAACAAGGTTCAGGATATTTTTTGGTCGATCCCATTTTAAAGTACGGTAATGATGAAGATTTGCCATTGGATTGTATACAATGTCAGACGGTTTTGACTAAGTGTTTGGGATCATTTTCATCctgggaaaaaaaattacaagtgGCAAAAGAATCTGGTTACAATATGATTCATTTTACACCAATTCAG gaaTTAGGGGAATCAAATTCTTCCTACAGTCTTAGTGAGCAGTTGAAATTGaatccaatttttaaaaaagataatgGGAAAATGCCCACGTTCCAAGAAATCGAACAATTTATTGCCAAACTTAGGAATGAATGGaag GTTACTTCAATTTGTGACATTGTCTTAAATCACACAGCCAACGAAAGCAAGTGGATTAAAGAACATCCCGATGTTACTTATAATTGTGTAAATTGCCCCTATATGCGCCCCGCTTATTTACTCGACGCTGCATTCGATTTCTTTtcttcagaaataaaaaaaggattttatgaAGACAGAG gTATACCATCTGAAATTAACAACGAAGATCATTTGAACGCCATTCGTCATCATTTCAAAACAAGCATTTTAGATATACTAAAACTAAACGAATTATTTATTTGCGATACGAATAAACTAgttgatgaatttttaatattagcCCGCAGTAACCAACCAAATTCGTCGAAATGTGACTCAAACTGTAACAATTTAAAACTTATCCAAGATCCGGAATACAGAAGACTATCGAGCACCGTAGATATGGAACTGGCCCTAAAGTTATATAACCATTTTTGGAACGACACTTTCGATGAAGATTCCAGATTAAAAAAATGCGCAGagaagtttaaaaataaattagacgAATTGAATAACGAAAAATCGAAAGAAATTAACGAACATCTTGATGTAGCCGTAGAAAACGTTATCGCTGGAATTAGATATTATAGAGTACAGCAAGACGGACCAAAATTTAAGGATATTACTCTAAAGACACCGCTCGTGTACAGATATTTCACTGATTACGGTCATCCTAAGTCTCTGCaagatttcgaaaaaattatgtaCAGTGATAAAGGTAGATTTTTGATGGCTCATAATGGTTGGGTCATGAACTCGGATCCACTAAAGAACTTTGCTGCTTCGGATTCAAAG gTATACTTAAGACGAGAACTTATCGCCTGGGGGGATAGTGTTAAACTCAGATTTGGGGATAAACCAGAAGATTCTCCATTCTTGTGGAGTCATATGAGGGAATATGTCGAACAAACAGCAAAAATATTTGATGGCATTAGGTTAGATAATTGTCATTCTACCCCTATACCAGTTGCCGAATACTTACTGGACTGCGCAAGAAGAATAAGACCTAACCTCTATGTAGTCGCCGAGCTGTTTACCAATTCCGATATGACtgataacatttttgttaacaG attaGGTATAACTTCCCTTATACGAGAAGCCATGTCGGCATGGGATTCCCACGAAGAAGGTCGTTTAGTTTACAGATACGGTGGCTCTCCAGTCGGTTCATTCTATCAGCCCAACGTACGTCCTTTGATACCCTCCATAGCACACGCCCTATTTCTGGATCAAACTCACGACAATCCCACACCAATTGAGAAACGATCAGTATTTGATTTATTGCCTAGTACGGCCCTTGTCAATATGGCTTGTTGCGCCAGTGGATCTAACAGAGGTTATGATGAATTGGTGCCCCATCACATCCACGTCGTCGATGAAGATAGAGAGTATACAGAGTGGACACCAGATACGGGACGTATATCTGTGAGATATGTCACGGAGGAATCCGGAATTATAAAAGCCAAAAAAGCAATTAACGATTTGCATTTTCTGCTTGGTAAAAAAGGCTTCAATCAG gtaTATGTGGATCAAATCGACACAGATATTGTAGCGGTAACGAGACACTGTCCAGTGACACACCAAAGCTACATTTTAGTAGCATTTACAGCATTTGGACATCCGAATGAAGAAGCAGCGAGTTATCAAAGAGGAATTAAACCTTTAAGATTCGAAGGGGTTCTAGAAGAAATCGTTGTTGAAGCCACCCTCAGTCACATTAATCatag TTCTGGCGGATCCAAATTTGCCAAATGGGGAAAGTTTGTGAAAGATTCCAAATGGATACATGGTCTTTCCGAATACCGAGTATCTGTTAAGCAGCATATCCAAATTTCGGAATcggatattttcgaaaaagtcGATTCGGGAAATCCAAACGTTACagaattgaaattcaaaaatttcaaaccgGGTTCAATCGTTATAGTAAG GACTTCATTGCCTGAAACTATGAGCGTTGCTGTTAATTCCattagaaatttgataaaatcaatttcACTTGGTGATGAGAAGGAATTGACGGAAATAATTGGGAAACTTACTTTAGCAGATATGAACAGAACGTTATACAGATGCGATCAAGAAGAAAGAGATGAAGGGTTTGGGTTTGGTACatataatattccaaattttagtTCAACGGTATATGCTGGTTTTCAAG GTTTTATGTCCTTATTGGCGAATATAAGACCGAATAATGATCTTGGACATCCAATGTGTGCAAATTTGAGAGATGGAAACTGGATGATTG attatatttggaaaagacTGAAACTCGATGTAGGCACCAAAGACCTTGGTGAGTGGCTCGAAAGGAACACAAAATCTTTTGGAAATGTTCCAAGATATCTGGTACCTTGTTATTTCGACATGATAGTTACTAATGTATATTTAGCCTTATTAGACAAATCGTACGAATTGATGTCCAA TTTTGTTAAAAACGGATCAACTTTCGTTAAAGGACTAGCACTAGGGTCAATACAATTCGGAGGATATATTAAATCTGCAAATTTACCCACTTTATCTCCTAATTTAGCACCTCCAAAACCACCAACCAGAGAACATGGCGACGAAACTGTACAGGCATGCGTAACATTATCTGCAG GTTTACCTCACTTTTCTGTTGGTTACATGAGGAATTGGGGTAGAGATACATTTATTGCTCTAAGAGGTCTCTTTATTCTAACTGGCCGTTACCAAGAAGCTAGAGAACACATTTTAGGTTACGCAGCATGCTTGAGACATGGATTGATTCCTAATCTATTAGACGGAGGTCGAAATTCAAg GTTTAATTGCCGTGATGCTATTTGGTGGTGGTTGTATTGCATTAAGGAATACGTAAATGAAGCTCCAAATGGTATAGAAATCCTTTCGGATAAAGTTTCTAGGATATTTCCCACTGATGAAGCTCAGAACCAACCTCCAGGGGCTGTGGATCAACTTTTATACGATGTTATGCAAGAAAGTTTAAAAGTACATTTTCAAGGGTTGGCTTTTAGGGAACGAAATGCCGGTAGACAAATAGACGAACATATGACTGATCAAGGGTTTAATAATCAAATTGGGGTACATCCAGAAACTG GTTTCGTTTTTGGCGGTAACAAGTGGAATTGTGGAACTTGGATGGACAAAATGGGATCTTCTGACATAGCCGGCAATCGTGGTAAACCTGCTACACCTAGAGATGGTTCGGCAGTTGAAATAATAGGACTTTCTAAGTGTGTACTATCCTGGTTAGATATATTATGTGGCGAAAACAAATATCCTTATGAAGGTGTACAAAGGGTTCATAAGAATGGTACTATAACAAAGTGGACGTTCAAAGAATGGGCTAACaagatacaaaataatttcgaaaaatactttTGGATACATTTGAAACCAACCGAAGGGGAGTTAAGACCAGACTTAATAAATAAGAGGGGTATTTACAAGGATTCCTTCGGATCTAGTGCAGAATATACAGATTTCCAGCTTAGATGTAATTTTCCAATAGCTATGGTTGCT GCACCGGAACTTTTTACTCCAAGTCGCGCTTGGGAAGCTTTGAAGCAAGCCGAAAAATATCTGTTAGGACCTTTGGGTATGAAAACATTAGATCCAGAAGATTGGGCTTATAGAGGTGACTACGACAACTCGAATCAATCTAATGATCCTACAGTGGCTCACGGTTTCAATTATCATCAAGGTCCT GAATGGGTATGGCCAGTAGGATTTTTCTTAAGAGCAAAATTGTACTTTGCTTGCCAAAATGGGGCTTTAAAAGAAACCGTTGCAAGTACAAAGGTGATACTTTCCAAGCATTTTGTCGAGTTACAAACTTCAGATTGGAGAGGGCTTCCAGAACTCACTAATCATAACGGTGCTTATTGCAGGGACAGTTCAAGAACTCAAGCATGGAGTATGTCTTGTATACTTGAG GTGTTacatgatttgaaaaaattggagtCTAATTTAGATTTACTTTCTAACTGA
- the LOC130445633 gene encoding glycogen debranching enzyme isoform X4, which produces MLWSLLKLIFFGAVYFIFSSYYKLTNFFKSLGLSVTLRLLDITKYINNVVSTSKEEDLQKAENKSNGNKCISQSKRNRPHQKLKKTNDDPVFNTSLETPIEEIIEETINEEEQFEASTENTVNLLERFDQVHEDLDHKREEYIIKCAVSEELFVENCLESEKFIREEINFGRRVWPFYNHEPTINSEEFEVLVDIKENIVPQDQYKKEEQDFTHIVNTEGLKLEDFVYINTENEETLTNDKIILTKKVLHPNKSSFTEETNSFEQEQDFNNPLIDSCSEIKQEVSKKSKEDISGVGIFETMQQIRVLTLNDCEHRESTLYRLEKNWIIQFRIGPSLFGRKVFLYCNYPSKTNGSLNEFNRNKYQILEWVTKEGSENADDTALFTEIKVEIAGSFHYYFAYEKGETVEKQGSGYFLVDPILKYGNDEDLPLDCIQCQTVLTKCLGSFSSWEKKLQVAKESGYNMIHFTPIQELGESNSSYSLSEQLKLNPIFKKDNGKMPTFQEIEQFIAKLRNEWKVTSICDIVLNHTANESKWIKEHPDVTYNCVNCPYMRPAYLLDAAFDFFSSEIKKGFYEDRGIPSEINNEDHLNAIRHHFKTSILDILKLNELFICDTNKLVDEFLILARSNQPNSSKCDSNCNNLKLIQDPEYRRLSSTVDMELALKLYNHFWNDTFDEDSRLKKCAEKFKNKLDELNNEKSKEINEHLDVAVENVIAGIRYYRVQQDGPKFKDITLKTPLVYRYFTDYGHPKSLQDFEKIMYSDKGRFLMAHNGWVMNSDPLKNFAASDSKVYLRRELIAWGDSVKLRFGDKPEDSPFLWSHMREYVEQTAKIFDGIRLDNCHSTPIPVAEYLLDCARRIRPNLYVVAELFTNSDMTDNIFVNRLGITSLIREAMSAWDSHEEGRLVYRYGGSPVGSFYQPNVRPLIPSIAHALFLDQTHDNPTPIEKRSVFDLLPSTALVNMACCASGSNRGYDELVPHHIHVVDEDREYTEWTPDTGRISVRYVTEESGIIKAKKAINDLHFLLGKKGFNQVYVDQIDTDIVAVTRHCPVTHQSYILVAFTAFGHPNEEAASYQRGIKPLRFEGVLEEIVVEATLSHINHSSGGSKFAKWGKFVKDSKWIHGLSEYRVSVKQHIQISESDIFEKVDSGNPNVTELKFKNFKPGSIVIVRTSLPETMSVAVNSIRNLIKSISLGDEKELTEIIGKLTLADMNRTLYRCDQEERDEGFGFGTYNIPNFSSTVYAGFQGFMSLLANIRPNNDLGHPMCANLRDGNWMIDYIWKRLKLDVGTKDLGEWLERNTKSFGNVPRYLVPCYFDMIVTNVYLALLDKSYELMSNFVKNGSTFVKGLALGSIQFGGYIKSANLPTLSPNLAPPKPPTREHGDETVQACVTLSAGLPHFSVGYMRNWGRDTFIALRGLFILTGRYQEAREHILGYAACLRHGLIPNLLDGGRNSRFNCRDAIWWWLYCIKEYVNEAPNGIEILSDKVSRIFPTDEAQNQPPGAVDQLLYDVMQESLKVHFQGLAFRERNAGRQIDEHMTDQGFNNQIGVHPETGFVFGGNKWNCGTWMDKMGSSDIAGNRGKPATPRDGSAVEIIGLSKCVLSWLDILCGENKYPYEGVQRVHKNGTITKWTFKEWANKIQNNFEKYFWIHLKPTEGELRPDLINKRGIYKDSFGSSAEYTDFQLRCNFPIAMVAAPELFTPSRAWEALKQAEKYLLGPLGMKTLDPEDWAYRGDYDNSNQSNDPTVAHGFNYHQGPEWVWPVGFFLRAKLYFACQNGALKETVASTKVILSKHFVELQTSDWRGLPELTNHNGAYCRDSSRTQAWSMSCILEVLHDLKKLESNLDLLSN; this is translated from the exons ATGTTGTGGtcacttttaaaattaatattcttcggtgctgtttatttcattttctcgAGTTATTACAaattaaccaatttttttaaatcattaggGTTGTCGGTTACTTTGAGATTATtagatataacaaaatatataaataac GTGGTCAGTACATCTAAAGAAGAGGATCTTCAGAAAGCAGAAAATAAATCGAATGGCAATAAATGTATATCGCAATCTAAACGAAATAGACctcatcaaaaattgaaaaaaacaaatgatgATCCTGTATTTAATACAAGTCTAGAAACACCTATAGAGGAGATAATTGAAGAAACTATTAATGAAGAAg AACAATTTGAAGCCAGTACTGAAAATActgtaaatttattagaaagaTTTGATCAAGTACATGAGGATTTGGATCATAAAAGGGAAG aatacaTAATAAAGTGTGCGGTATCTGAAGAActgtttgttgaaaattgtttagaaaGTGAAAAGTTTATAAGAGAAGAAATTAATTTCGGCCGAAGGGTGTGGCCCTTTTATAATCACGAACCAACTATTAACAGTGAGGAATTTGAAGTACTTgttgatataaaagaaaatattgtgcCACAGGATCAgtacaaaaaagaagaacaaGATTTCACACATATAGTGAATACTGAAGGGCTAAAATTAGAAGATTTCGTTTATATAAATACAGAAAACGAAGAAACTTTAACTAatgacaaaataatattaacaaaaaaagttttacatCCAAATAAAAGTAGTTTTACAGAAGAAACGAATAGTTTTGAACAAGAACAAGATTTCAATAATCCATTAATAGATTCTTGTAGCGAAATTAAACAGGAAGTGAGTAAAAAATCTAAAGAAGACATTTCTGGTGTTGGAATATTCGAAACTATGCAGCAGATCAGGGTATTAACATTAAATGATTGTGAACATCGAGAATCTACTTTATATAGACtcgaaaaaaattggataatacAGTTTCGTATTGGTCCTTCTCTATTTGGAAGGAAAGTTTTCTTGTATTGCAATTATCCTTCAAAAACGAATGGGAGTTTGAACGAATTTAATAggaataaatatcaaattttggaaTGGGTTACTAAAGAAGGAAGTGAGAATGCAGATGATACAGCACTATTTACCGAGATAAAGGTCGAGATAGCGGGTAGCTTCCATTATTACTTTGCTTATGAAAAAGG GGAAACTGTGGAAAAACAAGGTTCAGGATATTTTTTGGTCGATCCCATTTTAAAGTACGGTAATGATGAAGATTTGCCATTGGATTGTATACAATGTCAGACGGTTTTGACTAAGTGTTTGGGATCATTTTCATCctgggaaaaaaaattacaagtgGCAAAAGAATCTGGTTACAATATGATTCATTTTACACCAATTCAG gaaTTAGGGGAATCAAATTCTTCCTACAGTCTTAGTGAGCAGTTGAAATTGaatccaatttttaaaaaagataatgGGAAAATGCCCACGTTCCAAGAAATCGAACAATTTATTGCCAAACTTAGGAATGAATGGaag GTTACTTCAATTTGTGACATTGTCTTAAATCACACAGCCAACGAAAGCAAGTGGATTAAAGAACATCCCGATGTTACTTATAATTGTGTAAATTGCCCCTATATGCGCCCCGCTTATTTACTCGACGCTGCATTCGATTTCTTTtcttcagaaataaaaaaaggattttatgaAGACAGAG gTATACCATCTGAAATTAACAACGAAGATCATTTGAACGCCATTCGTCATCATTTCAAAACAAGCATTTTAGATATACTAAAACTAAACGAATTATTTATTTGCGATACGAATAAACTAgttgatgaatttttaatattagcCCGCAGTAACCAACCAAATTCGTCGAAATGTGACTCAAACTGTAACAATTTAAAACTTATCCAAGATCCGGAATACAGAAGACTATCGAGCACCGTAGATATGGAACTGGCCCTAAAGTTATATAACCATTTTTGGAACGACACTTTCGATGAAGATTCCAGATTAAAAAAATGCGCAGagaagtttaaaaataaattagacgAATTGAATAACGAAAAATCGAAAGAAATTAACGAACATCTTGATGTAGCCGTAGAAAACGTTATCGCTGGAATTAGATATTATAGAGTACAGCAAGACGGACCAAAATTTAAGGATATTACTCTAAAGACACCGCTCGTGTACAGATATTTCACTGATTACGGTCATCCTAAGTCTCTGCaagatttcgaaaaaattatgtaCAGTGATAAAGGTAGATTTTTGATGGCTCATAATGGTTGGGTCATGAACTCGGATCCACTAAAGAACTTTGCTGCTTCGGATTCAAAG gTATACTTAAGACGAGAACTTATCGCCTGGGGGGATAGTGTTAAACTCAGATTTGGGGATAAACCAGAAGATTCTCCATTCTTGTGGAGTCATATGAGGGAATATGTCGAACAAACAGCAAAAATATTTGATGGCATTAGGTTAGATAATTGTCATTCTACCCCTATACCAGTTGCCGAATACTTACTGGACTGCGCAAGAAGAATAAGACCTAACCTCTATGTAGTCGCCGAGCTGTTTACCAATTCCGATATGACtgataacatttttgttaacaG attaGGTATAACTTCCCTTATACGAGAAGCCATGTCGGCATGGGATTCCCACGAAGAAGGTCGTTTAGTTTACAGATACGGTGGCTCTCCAGTCGGTTCATTCTATCAGCCCAACGTACGTCCTTTGATACCCTCCATAGCACACGCCCTATTTCTGGATCAAACTCACGACAATCCCACACCAATTGAGAAACGATCAGTATTTGATTTATTGCCTAGTACGGCCCTTGTCAATATGGCTTGTTGCGCCAGTGGATCTAACAGAGGTTATGATGAATTGGTGCCCCATCACATCCACGTCGTCGATGAAGATAGAGAGTATACAGAGTGGACACCAGATACGGGACGTATATCTGTGAGATATGTCACGGAGGAATCCGGAATTATAAAAGCCAAAAAAGCAATTAACGATTTGCATTTTCTGCTTGGTAAAAAAGGCTTCAATCAG gtaTATGTGGATCAAATCGACACAGATATTGTAGCGGTAACGAGACACTGTCCAGTGACACACCAAAGCTACATTTTAGTAGCATTTACAGCATTTGGACATCCGAATGAAGAAGCAGCGAGTTATCAAAGAGGAATTAAACCTTTAAGATTCGAAGGGGTTCTAGAAGAAATCGTTGTTGAAGCCACCCTCAGTCACATTAATCatag TTCTGGCGGATCCAAATTTGCCAAATGGGGAAAGTTTGTGAAAGATTCCAAATGGATACATGGTCTTTCCGAATACCGAGTATCTGTTAAGCAGCATATCCAAATTTCGGAATcggatattttcgaaaaagtcGATTCGGGAAATCCAAACGTTACagaattgaaattcaaaaatttcaaaccgGGTTCAATCGTTATAGTAAG GACTTCATTGCCTGAAACTATGAGCGTTGCTGTTAATTCCattagaaatttgataaaatcaatttcACTTGGTGATGAGAAGGAATTGACGGAAATAATTGGGAAACTTACTTTAGCAGATATGAACAGAACGTTATACAGATGCGATCAAGAAGAAAGAGATGAAGGGTTTGGGTTTGGTACatataatattccaaattttagtTCAACGGTATATGCTGGTTTTCAAG GTTTTATGTCCTTATTGGCGAATATAAGACCGAATAATGATCTTGGACATCCAATGTGTGCAAATTTGAGAGATGGAAACTGGATGATTG attatatttggaaaagacTGAAACTCGATGTAGGCACCAAAGACCTTGGTGAGTGGCTCGAAAGGAACACAAAATCTTTTGGAAATGTTCCAAGATATCTGGTACCTTGTTATTTCGACATGATAGTTACTAATGTATATTTAGCCTTATTAGACAAATCGTACGAATTGATGTCCAA TTTTGTTAAAAACGGATCAACTTTCGTTAAAGGACTAGCACTAGGGTCAATACAATTCGGAGGATATATTAAATCTGCAAATTTACCCACTTTATCTCCTAATTTAGCACCTCCAAAACCACCAACCAGAGAACATGGCGACGAAACTGTACAGGCATGCGTAACATTATCTGCAG GTTTACCTCACTTTTCTGTTGGTTACATGAGGAATTGGGGTAGAGATACATTTATTGCTCTAAGAGGTCTCTTTATTCTAACTGGCCGTTACCAAGAAGCTAGAGAACACATTTTAGGTTACGCAGCATGCTTGAGACATGGATTGATTCCTAATCTATTAGACGGAGGTCGAAATTCAAg GTTTAATTGCCGTGATGCTATTTGGTGGTGGTTGTATTGCATTAAGGAATACGTAAATGAAGCTCCAAATGGTATAGAAATCCTTTCGGATAAAGTTTCTAGGATATTTCCCACTGATGAAGCTCAGAACCAACCTCCAGGGGCTGTGGATCAACTTTTATACGATGTTATGCAAGAAAGTTTAAAAGTACATTTTCAAGGGTTGGCTTTTAGGGAACGAAATGCCGGTAGACAAATAGACGAACATATGACTGATCAAGGGTTTAATAATCAAATTGGGGTACATCCAGAAACTG GTTTCGTTTTTGGCGGTAACAAGTGGAATTGTGGAACTTGGATGGACAAAATGGGATCTTCTGACATAGCCGGCAATCGTGGTAAACCTGCTACACCTAGAGATGGTTCGGCAGTTGAAATAATAGGACTTTCTAAGTGTGTACTATCCTGGTTAGATATATTATGTGGCGAAAACAAATATCCTTATGAAGGTGTACAAAGGGTTCATAAGAATGGTACTATAACAAAGTGGACGTTCAAAGAATGGGCTAACaagatacaaaataatttcgaaaaatactttTGGATACATTTGAAACCAACCGAAGGGGAGTTAAGACCAGACTTAATAAATAAGAGGGGTATTTACAAGGATTCCTTCGGATCTAGTGCAGAATATACAGATTTCCAGCTTAGATGTAATTTTCCAATAGCTATGGTTGCT GCACCGGAACTTTTTACTCCAAGTCGCGCTTGGGAAGCTTTGAAGCAAGCCGAAAAATATCTGTTAGGACCTTTGGGTATGAAAACATTAGATCCAGAAGATTGGGCTTATAGAGGTGACTACGACAACTCGAATCAATCTAATGATCCTACAGTGGCTCACGGTTTCAATTATCATCAAGGTCCT GAATGGGTATGGCCAGTAGGATTTTTCTTAAGAGCAAAATTGTACTTTGCTTGCCAAAATGGGGCTTTAAAAGAAACCGTTGCAAGTACAAAGGTGATACTTTCCAAGCATTTTGTCGAGTTACAAACTTCAGATTGGAGAGGGCTTCCAGAACTCACTAATCATAACGGTGCTTATTGCAGGGACAGTTCAAGAACTCAAGCATGGAGTATGTCTTGTATACTTGAG GTGTTacatgatttgaaaaaattggagtCTAATTTAGATTTACTTTCTAACTGA